The genomic interval CGCGCGTGAAATTCATGACGGCGTGGCGCAGTCCCTGGCGTTCGCGGCGCTGAAGCTGGACGTGGTGGCGCGGCAGGTGCACACGGACCCGCCCCGGGCGGAGGCGGAGGTGCGCGCAGCGACGACGCTGCTGCGCGAGCAGATCCGGGAGGTGCGCCGCTCGATCTTCGCGCTGCGGCCCATCGACCTGGAACGGTACGGGCTGCTGGAGACCGTGCGGCGGTACGTGCTGGATTTCGGGGAGCAGAACGGGCTGCGCGTGCACCTGAACGTCAGTGGGGACGTGCACCTGTCGCCGGGCGACGAGGCGGTGGTGTTCCGGATTCTGCAGGAGAGCCTGAACAACGTCGCCAAGCACGCCCGGGCGCAGGAGGTGAAGGTCACGCTGCACGGCGCGGAGCAGGTGACGCTGCGCGTGCAGGACGACGGCGCGGGGTTCGATCCCGAGCAGCTGACCGGCCGGGTGAGCAGCGCCGGGGGGCTGGGCCTGCTGCAGATGCGCGAGCGGGTCGAGGCGCGCGGGGGGCTGTACCGGGTCCTGTCCAGCCCCGGGCACGGAACGGTGGTGGAGGCGGAACTGCCGCAGGGTTAAGGCCACGGGAGGAAGCTCGGCCTCCCCTCTCCTGAGGCCCGCCGTGCCTGCGCAGCGGCCTCCTGAAGCGCCTCCGCAGGTGGTCATGAAGGACGGGCAGGGGGAACCGCTGCCAAGGAGCAGCGCCTGCAGTCATCCGGGCGGGGCCCCTCGACTCACGTTCACCCGACGTGATTCGTGAGGCGGCGATTCCACTGCGCCGTGGCGTGAACGAGGCGCTGTGGGGTCAGTTCAGCGTGCGGGTGCCGGGCACGTCCAGCCGGAAGGCCGGGATGGGCACGTGCGCGGTCTGCCCCCAGGCGTCCTGCATCACGTAGTGACCGCTCATGCGGCCGGGGGTGGTCTGCAGGGTGACGAAGGAGTCGTACACGAAGGTTCCGCCGGGGGGCAGGACCGGCTGCTCGCCCACGACGCCTTCACCGTCCACGCTGGTCGTCTGCCCGTGGGCGTCGATGATGTCCCAGTGGCGCGCCAGGAGTTTCCAGGTGTCGCCGCTGCGGTTCTCGATGCGGATGACGTACGTGAACAGCTGCCGTTCGGGGGTGCTGTGGGCGGCGAGGTGCTGAATCTCGACCTGCACGTGAACGTCCGGACTGGGTGGATGACCTGGGGGGGAGTCGGGCATGGCACTGCCCATTCTGGCGGATGGCCGGTGGGCCCGGCGTAGACTCGCGGACGTGAGTGACATCAACAGGGAGTTTCTGTTCCGCCTGCTGGAGGTGGCTGCGCCCAGCGGCCTGGAACGCCGCGCGGCGGACGTGTGGCTGAACGAGGCCGGGCAGTTCGCCCGGACGCATGAGGATCACTACGGGAATGTGTACGCGGAGGTTGGTCCTGAAGGGGCGCCTGCCATTGCCCTGATGGGGCACCTTGACGAGATTGGCCTGATCGTGTCGCACGTCGGGGACGAGGGGTTCCTGAGCGTGCTGCCGGTGGGCGGCTGGGATCCGCAGGTGCTGGTGGGGCAGCGCATCCGGCTGCTGGCGCCGGGCGGAGACCTGATCGGCGTGATCGGCAAGAAAGCCATTCATGTGATGGAATCCGAGGACCGCACCAAGGCCAGCAAGATCGAGGACCTGTGGATTGACGTGGGGCTCAGCCGGGACGAGGTGGTGGCCCACGTGCCGGTCGGGACGTACGGTGTGATTGAGCAGGGCCCGGTGATGGTCGGCACGCGCATCGTGAGCCGCGCGCTGGACAACCGCGTGGGCGCCTTCATCGTGCTTGAGGCGCTGCGCGCCCTGAAGGACCGTGACCTCGGGTACCGCGTGGTGGCGGTGGGCACCAGTCAGGAGGAGATCGGTTGCTTCGGGGCGCAGGTGGGTGGGTACCACCTGAATCCCGTGGCGGGCGTCGCGGTGGACGTGACCCACGAGACCAAACAGCCGGGGGTCAGCGAGAAGAAATACGGCGTGGCGCCTTTTGGGTCGGGCGCGAACCTGACCGTGAGCCCGATGGTGAGTCCGGTGATCACGCGGCAGATGACGGACGCGGCGCGCGAGGCGGACGTGCCGTTCACGCTCAGCGCCTCCGGCCGGTACTCCGGTACGGACGCCGACGCGCTGGCCCTGGTGCGGGCGGGCGTGCCGAGCGCCGTGGTGAGCATTCCCAACCGGTACATGCATTCCCCCAGCGAGATGGTGGACGAGCGGGACGTGAAGGCCTGCATCGAGATCATCGTGGCGTGGATCGAGCGGCTGCCGACCACGGCGGACTTCACCCGCCGCGGCTGAAGCGGCCCTCCTCCTGGGTGGTTTACGCCAGCGCTGTGGTGGGGACCGCGGACCGGTCGTCAAGTACGCTGTCCGGCACGCCGGACAGCGCTTCCCGCACGACCTCCAGGCCCGCGCCGGGGCGGTGGCCTTTTTCGCTGAGGGTGCGTTTCCAGTGGCGGGCGCCCGGCTGCCCGGCGAACACCCCCAGGGTGTGTTTCATCATGCGGTTCAGGGGCTGTCCGGCGCGCAGTTGCGTTTCCACGTACGGCAGGTACGCCTCGATGGCCTCGCGGCGCGTGACGGGCCTGCCTTCAGCGCCGAACACGGTCTGGTCGGCGCGGGCCAGGAGGTACGGGTCCTGGTAGGCGGCGCGGCCGATCATCACGCCGTCCGCCCAGATGAGCGCGCCACGGGCCGCGTCCAGGCTGAGCACACCGCCGTTCAGGATCACCGTGAGATGCGGGAAGTCCGCCTTCAGCTGCCGGACCACGTCGTGCCGCAGTGGGGGAATCTCGCGGTTCTCCTTGGGGGACAGTCCGGAGAGCCACGCTTTGCGGGCGTGCACGATGAAGGTGGTGCACCCGGCGCCCGCCACGGTCCGCACGAAGTGCGTGAGGTGCTCGTAGCTGTCCAGGTCGTCAATGCCGATGCGGTGCTTCACGGTCACGGGGAGCGTCGTGGCGGCGCGCATGGCGTCCACGGCGCGCGCCACGACGTCCGGGGTGCCCATGAGGCAGGCGCCGAACGAACCGCTGCTGACCCGGTCGCTGGGGCAGCCGCAGTTCAGGTTCACCTCGTCGTACCCGTAGTCCTGCGCGATGGTGGCGCACTCGGCCAGGGCGCGGGCGTCGCTGCCGCCCAGTTGCAGCGCGACCGGATGCTCGGCCGGGTCGAACCCCAGGTGCCGGTCACGGTCCCCGTGCAGGATGGCGCCGCTGGTGACCATTTCGGTGTACAGCAGTGTGCGCCGCGTCAGGGTGCGGTGAAACACGCGGCAGTGCCGGTCGGTCCAGTCCATCATGGGCGCGACGGACAGCGTGTGCGGGGGGCGGGCGGGAGCGCTCATCAGCCCGCCAGTGTACGCCGCGCGCCGCCCACGGAAACGTAAGGCGGGGACCGCTATGCTGCGCGCATGACGCGGGCGCTGCTCAGCCTCCCTCCTCTGCCCGGCTGGGCGGCGCCGGGCAGCGTGGTGGCTGCCCGGGCGGGGGCGCTGCCGAACGCGTCGGGACTGCTCCTGCCGCATGACGGCCTGCCGGTTACGGACGTGCGGGACCGGCCGGAGCGCTGGGTGGCGCTGGGGCTGGTGGCAGAGGCCCTGAGGCGCAACGTGCCCGTGCTGGGCTGGGGGTCAGGTGCGGCGCTGCTGGGCCGGGCGCTGGGCGCGGCCGTGGTCCCGGCCGGCGCGCACGGCGGCGTGGACTGGTCGCCTCTGCCGCGCGGCGCAGTGGTGCATGCCTGGGGCGGCGAGGTGCCGCTGCACTGGTCGCACGGGCGCGCGACCGCCTGGGCGGACGTGACTCTGCCGGTCAGGATCAGGGCGGAGTTCCTGGCAGCGTTGCCCAGCCTGACGGACCGCCGGCCCGGATCGCCTCTGGAAGTGGTGGGCGGGCCGGTGGCGGTGCAGGCGGTGGTGACGGAGTTCTACGCGCGGGCGCGGCAGGACGCCCTGCTGGGCCCGGTGTTCGCGGCGCACGTCACGGACTGGCCGGCGCATCTGCGTCACGTCACGGCCTTCTGGGTGACCATGCTGGGCGGCGCAGAGGGTCCCTTGCCCGCGTGGCGCGGGAACCTGAACGGCGCACACGCCGGGCTGGGGATCGGCGGGGCGCACCTGCGCGCCTGGCTGGCCCTCTGGGCCGGCACGGCCCGGGATCTGCTGCCGCCGGACGCCGCGGAGGTGCTCGTCACGCGCGCCGCGGCAATGGGCGCGCGCCTGGGCCGCGGCGCGCGTGGAACTTCTCAGGGGCGCGGCGCGTAGCGTGGAGCATGGCCCTGTTTTCACTTCCGTTCCCGAAAAAAGACGATGACGCGCTGCCCAGCGGCGTGACCCGGCCCACCTGGGTGGTGCTGGATCTCAGCGGACCGTACGCGGAGCGGCAGCCCACGAACCCGGTGCAGGCCCTGCTGAACCGCACCGAGACCCTGGAGGCGCTCGCCTCGCGCGTGGAGAAGCTGCGCGGCGCGGCGTGGCTGCATGGCGTGCTGGTGCGCTTCGGGGAGTTCACGGCGTCCCCGGCCACGGCGCACGCTGTCCGGGGCCTGCTGGCGTCCCTGGCGCAGGACAAGCGGGTGGTGGCGTACCTGCCCCACCTGACCATGACCACCGTGATCGCGGCGAGCGGCGCGCCGGAACTGGTCGCGCCGGAATCTGCCGAGGTGAACCTCAGTGGCTTTGGGGTGGAGAGCACCTTCCTGGGTGAATTTCTGAAGAAGCACGGCATTGAGTTCGAGAACCTGCGCGTGCGGGAGTACAAGGCGGCCCTGACGCGTTTCTCGCAGGATCACATGGACGAGCACAACCGCGAGCAGCTTCAGGCGTACCTGGACGGCATGGAGGCCGCGTGGGCGCAGGATCTGGCCGCGGCACGCGGCGTGAGTACCACGCAGGCCGCGGGCTGGCTCGCGGCGGATCTGACCAGCGCGCAGGGGGCGCTGGCGGCCGGGGTCATCACCAGGGTCGCGTACGAGGATGAACTGATTGGTCCGGCCAGCCGGCCCTTCGCGGCGGTCGCGGACCTGCTGATGCCGCACCGGCCTGCCGGCGCCAAGGCGGGGCGTGTGGCGGTCGTGCCCCTGGTCGGCGCGATCGTAACCGGCAAGAGCCGCAACAACCCGGTGCCGTTGCCGCTGCTGGGCGGGCCGATGGCCGGGTCGGACACGGTGGTGGCCGCGCTGCGCCGCGCCCGGCAGGACAAGACCACCAAGGCCATCGTGCTGTACGTGAACAGCGGCGGGGGCAGCGCCCTGGCGAGTGACCTGATCTGGCGTGAAGTGGCCACCAGTGAGAAGCCCGTGGTGGTCGTGATGGGTGAGTACGCGGCGTCCGGAGGGTACTACGTGGCCACGCACGCCCGGCGGATCGTGGCGTCCCCGTACACCCTGACCGGCAGTATCGGCGTGGTGAGCGGCAAGCCGGTCATGCAGGAGTTCAACCGCCGGCACGGCCTGAATCCCGAGCGGGTCGGCCGGGACCGGGCCCTGATGTATTCCGCGGCGCGCCCGTACACGGACGAGGAACGCGACCATGTGGAGAAGGGCATTCTGGAGGTGTACGACCGCTTTACCACCCGCGTGGCGGAGGGACGCAGGCTCAGCAAGGAGCGCGTGAATGAACTGGGCCGCGGCCGCATCTGGAGCGGCCAGGACGCCCTGGAACGCGGCCTGGTGGATGAGCTGGGAGACCTGCGCACCGGGCTGGAGCGGGCGCGGGAACTGGCGGGCCTGCCTGCCGACGCGCCCGCCTGGAACGTGACGCCCAAGGGACACGGTCCGCTTCCCGAGTTCGCGCAGGAGGCCGCGCAGGCCGCCCGGGTGAGCGTGTGGCCGTTCGGGACCGAACGGGTGCTCACCTGGTTTGATCAGGAAGTCCGCGTCCGCTGACAGTGCAGCCGAGCAGACGGGGGCGAGGTCACGTGACCTCGCCCCCTGTCTGCCTGGAGCTACGGCTGGCCCGGCGTGGCCCCGTACGCGTCAATCTGGCGGCGGATGACGTTCAGGCTGCCTTCCCAGAAGTCCGGGGCGTGCAGGTCAATGCCGAACCGCGCGGCGAGTTCCAGTGGGGTGGCCTGCCCGGTGGAGGCCAGCAGGGCCTCGTAGCGCGCCTGGAAATCCGTTGCCTGACCCAGCGTGCGGGCCTGCTCGTACTGGGCGTAGAGGCCCAGGCCGAACAGCAGGCCGAAGGTGTACGGGTAGTTGTAGAAGCTGCGGCCATAGTAGTGAGGTTTGACAGCCCACATGTATGGGTGGGGGGTGTTCAGTGCGTCGCCGTACGTGTCGCGTTGCGCCTGGATCATCATGGCGCTGAAGTCGCTGGGATTCAGGTCACCGGCCGCGCGGCGTTCAAAGACGGCCTTCTCGAACAGGAAGCGGCTGTGGATGTCCACAATCACCTGCGCGTGGCCCATCAGCTGCGTTTCGAGCACGTACAGGCGCTCTTCGCCCTGCGCGGTGGCGAGCGCGGCGTTCTGGATGATGGTCTCGCAGAAGATGCTGGCGGTCTCCGCGAGCGTCATGGGCGTTTCCTGCTGCAGGGGGGGCAGGGCGCCGAGCTGCACGTTGTGGTAGGCGTGCCCGAGTTCGTGCGCGAGGGTGCTGACGGAGTCGAGGCTGGGGTCGTGGTTCATGAGGATGCGGCTGTCACCGCCCGTCCATTTCATGCAGAATGCGCCGCTGCGTTTGCCGTCGCGGGGGCCAGCGTCAATCCAGCGGTTCTGGAAGGCGCGGGCCGCGAAGTCGCCCAGTGCAGGGCTGTACGCGCGGAACTGGCGTTCCACGAAGGTTTCGCCGGCGCCGTAGTCCCAGTGGGTGCCGCTGCGGCCGACCGGAGCGAACAGGTCCCACCAGTCCAGCCGGGTTTTGCCCAGGTGGCGGGCTTTGGCGCGGAAGTACCGGCGGAAGTCCGGCAGGGCGTGCACAACGGCGGCCTGCATGGCGTCAAGCGTCTGCTGGTCGATGCCGTTGCTGAGCAGGCTGGGGGCGACCGGGTCGGTGAAGCCGCGCCGGGCGGCGAGGGTGCTCTCCTCGCCCTTGACGCCGTTCATACACGCCGCGAACACGGTGTCCTGCGTGGTCCACGCGGCGATCTCGGCGCGGTAGGCGTCCTCGCGGACGCTGGGGTCGGCGTCGCTGGCGAGGGCGCGCAGCGCCGTGACGGGCAGCGTCTGCCCGCGGTACTCGCCCTTGAGGGTGCTGGACACGTTGCCGTGCAGTTTGGCCCAGCCGCCGCCGCTGGCGGGGTGCAGGCGCGCGGCCAGGTCCTCCTCTGGGGGGGTCATCTGCCAGCGGGCCAGTTCGGCGGCGCGGCGCAGCAGGTGCTCGTGTGCGCGGGCCCCGGCACTGTGGGTCAGCAGGCTGCTGAGGTCGGTGCCCCTTACACCGCCGAGCCAGGCGGTCAGGCGGGAGCGCAGCGGGCCCAGCGGCAGGGCGAGGGTGGTCAGGGTGGCCATGCGGGCCTGCGCGTGCTCGTTGCGGCTGTCGGTGGTCACGAAGGCGGAGATGAAGGCGCGCAGGGTACCCAGGCGGGTGAGTGTGGCGTTCAGTTCGCTCAGCGCGGCGTCTACAGCGGCCGGGGCAACTGGGCCGCCGGCGCGTACGGCGTGCGTGTCGAACAGGGTTTCCAGGGCCTTCACGTCGGCGCCCAGAGCGGTGAGGTCCCGGTCCAGCTGAGGATCGTTCAGGCCGGCGTACAGGTCGTCCGTACGCCAGCGGGGCATCTCGGTTGTGGTCACGGGTCCGAGTGTACGCCGCGTGCTGGAGCGGAGCCGTAAGCTATTTGGCGCAGGGCGCTGCGTGCCCTGTGGGGTGCGCGACGGTGGGTTGTCGAGAGTGGTGACTCGTGACGCCAGCGCCCCACCGCGTTTAGTTGATAAAACAAATCCACTTTCGCACTGTTCTGGAGGTTTCATGCGTACCCACCTGTCCCTGACTGCCACCCTGGCCCTCGCCGTTCTCGGCAGCGCCGCCCACGCCGCCACCACCCTCACCGTGTTCATGGGCAGCCAGCAGCGCCCTGAGATCTTCCAGCCGCTCTTCGACCGCTTCGAGAAACAGAACCCCAACGTCCGGATCAAGATCGAAACCGGCGGCGCCACCAGCGAAGCGCAGAACCAGTACCTCACCACTGTCCTGGCCGCCCGCGACACGACCCTGGACATCTTCCTCATCGACGTGGTCCGCACCGCCACGTTCGCCGCGGCCGGCTGGGCCGAACCGCTTGACGCGTACCTGCCCAGCAAGGACACGTACCTCAAGGCGTTCCTGGCCGGCCCGATCGGCGCGGCCAGCGTGAACGGCAAACTGTACGCCATGCCGGCCTTCACGGACTCG from Deinococcus taeanensis carries:
- the dusA gene encoding tRNA dihydrouridine(20/20a) synthase DusA, producing MSAPARPPHTLSVAPMMDWTDRHCRVFHRTLTRRTLLYTEMVTSGAILHGDRDRHLGFDPAEHPVALQLGGSDARALAECATIAQDYGYDEVNLNCGCPSDRVSSGSFGACLMGTPDVVARAVDAMRAATTLPVTVKHRIGIDDLDSYEHLTHFVRTVAGAGCTTFIVHARKAWLSGLSPKENREIPPLRHDVVRQLKADFPHLTVILNGGVLSLDAARGALIWADGVMIGRAAYQDPYLLARADQTVFGAEGRPVTRREAIEAYLPYVETQLRAGQPLNRMMKHTLGVFAGQPGARHWKRTLSEKGHRPGAGLEVVREALSGVPDSVLDDRSAVPTTALA
- a CDS encoding group III truncated hemoglobin, encoding MTRALLSLPPLPGWAAPGSVVAARAGALPNASGLLLPHDGLPVTDVRDRPERWVALGLVAEALRRNVPVLGWGSGAALLGRALGAAVVPAGAHGGVDWSPLPRGAVVHAWGGEVPLHWSHGRATAWADVTLPVRIRAEFLAALPSLTDRRPGSPLEVVGGPVAVQAVVTEFYARARQDALLGPVFAAHVTDWPAHLRHVTAFWVTMLGGAEGPLPAWRGNLNGAHAGLGIGGAHLRAWLALWAGTARDLLPPDAAEVLVTRAAAMGARLGRGARGTSQGRGA
- a CDS encoding M42 family metallopeptidase, which gives rise to MSDINREFLFRLLEVAAPSGLERRAADVWLNEAGQFARTHEDHYGNVYAEVGPEGAPAIALMGHLDEIGLIVSHVGDEGFLSVLPVGGWDPQVLVGQRIRLLAPGGDLIGVIGKKAIHVMESEDRTKASKIEDLWIDVGLSRDEVVAHVPVGTYGVIEQGPVMVGTRIVSRALDNRVGAFIVLEALRALKDRDLGYRVVAVGTSQEEIGCFGAQVGGYHLNPVAGVAVDVTHETKQPGVSEKKYGVAPFGSGANLTVSPMVSPVITRQMTDAAREADVPFTLSASGRYSGTDADALALVRAGVPSAVVSIPNRYMHSPSEMVDERDVKACIEIIVAWIERLPTTADFTRRG
- a CDS encoding M3 family oligoendopeptidase — translated: MTTTEMPRWRTDDLYAGLNDPQLDRDLTALGADVKALETLFDTHAVRAGGPVAPAAVDAALSELNATLTRLGTLRAFISAFVTTDSRNEHAQARMATLTTLALPLGPLRSRLTAWLGGVRGTDLSSLLTHSAGARAHEHLLRRAAELARWQMTPPEEDLAARLHPASGGGWAKLHGNVSSTLKGEYRGQTLPVTALRALASDADPSVREDAYRAEIAAWTTQDTVFAACMNGVKGEESTLAARRGFTDPVAPSLLSNGIDQQTLDAMQAAVVHALPDFRRYFRAKARHLGKTRLDWWDLFAPVGRSGTHWDYGAGETFVERQFRAYSPALGDFAARAFQNRWIDAGPRDGKRSGAFCMKWTGGDSRILMNHDPSLDSVSTLAHELGHAYHNVQLGALPPLQQETPMTLAETASIFCETIIQNAALATAQGEERLYVLETQLMGHAQVIVDIHSRFLFEKAVFERRAAGDLNPSDFSAMMIQAQRDTYGDALNTPHPYMWAVKPHYYGRSFYNYPYTFGLLFGLGLYAQYEQARTLGQATDFQARYEALLASTGQATPLELAARFGIDLHAPDFWEGSLNVIRRQIDAYGATPGQP
- the apaG gene encoding Co2+/Mg2+ efflux protein ApaG; its protein translation is MPDSPPGHPPSPDVHVQVEIQHLAAHSTPERQLFTYVIRIENRSGDTWKLLARHWDIIDAHGQTTSVDGEGVVGEQPVLPPGGTFVYDSFVTLQTTPGRMSGHYVMQDAWGQTAHVPIPAFRLDVPGTRTLN
- the sppA gene encoding signal peptide peptidase SppA, with amino-acid sequence MALFSLPFPKKDDDALPSGVTRPTWVVLDLSGPYAERQPTNPVQALLNRTETLEALASRVEKLRGAAWLHGVLVRFGEFTASPATAHAVRGLLASLAQDKRVVAYLPHLTMTTVIAASGAPELVAPESAEVNLSGFGVESTFLGEFLKKHGIEFENLRVREYKAALTRFSQDHMDEHNREQLQAYLDGMEAAWAQDLAAARGVSTTQAAGWLAADLTSAQGALAAGVITRVAYEDELIGPASRPFAAVADLLMPHRPAGAKAGRVAVVPLVGAIVTGKSRNNPVPLPLLGGPMAGSDTVVAALRRARQDKTTKAIVLYVNSGGGSALASDLIWREVATSEKPVVVVMGEYAASGGYYVATHARRIVASPYTLTGSIGVVSGKPVMQEFNRRHGLNPERVGRDRALMYSAARPYTDEERDHVEKGILEVYDRFTTRVAEGRRLSKERVNELGRGRIWSGQDALERGLVDELGDLRTGLERARELAGLPADAPAWNVTPKGHGPLPEFAQEAAQAARVSVWPFGTERVLTWFDQEVRVR